The Phyllopteryx taeniolatus isolate TA_2022b chromosome 11, UOR_Ptae_1.2, whole genome shotgun sequence genome includes the window tgttactttgcCTCACTTGTAACATATAGTTGTCCTAATTGTACAGAAATATCCTACAGTAGTGGAAGGTAgtagagggggggaaaaacattactagtaagcAGTTTTGGAAAGATTACATAGAAAATGCacttggttacaattacaagttacactgttgaaaatgtaataattgtgAAACTATTTCAACTACTTTCTTcgagtaatataactaattacatgtgaTTACATATGGATtagttttcttaattttgaatgaatgcatcaagaagacccttggatgtttccttgaaaacaaaaagtaaagtaaaaccaTGGATCACTATTTTGGAGTTAACCATATATTGGttctttaaacaaacaaactcatAACAAAACATGCTGAAATGTAAATACCTAAcgaaaaaatgtttgttcaagGTATGTGTAAAGCGTGTGGAAAACCATGTTATTTGTGAGGAAAACTGTGCAATAGTGTGCCATCTTGAAATCTTATTTACAAGTACAGTAAACACCCGAGCTAATAATATAGCGGCAAGGTGTTATTTCCGTGCATCATAGCAGTGGATGTTTGCAGAGTTTCAAACCTGACTGACTGCATAATCCCAAGTGCTTAACACTAGAGTCCCTCCCAATGTTATTTGTGatttaatttaaagtgggtGTGGTAAGGTGAGGATGTAAAATCCTATGATTGACATGCTTTCTCCTTAAATGATTAATTTTAACTCTTGAAATACTccgaaattgactttttaatacaGGGTACACGCATAGCGACGACAATCGGGCCCAATTTTAACAATGTGACATTAGATTAACATTAAAAGGTAATATTGCGCAAAGCTTGATCGTTACACGGTGAGGAggcattttatttcaaagaaGAGGTTGGCCTTCattggatttgttttctttcatcgtcatttaattaaaaaacggCTGAGACACAAAGACACCGATTATCATCgctaagcctttttttttttttttttttaattcaaattgaaagtgacagtaatttaactggcttTGGAAGATTTCTGATCAGACTACATTACTGAGAATAACGTTTAAAGCTTTCTTGTTACAAGgatcttatttttatttcttagaATACTACCAGATACAATGTTGTGGGGCGGGTGGGGGGAAATTGTACTAAAGTGGTATTTTAAGTATTTACTGTGATCTGCCCTTAAATTGAATGGAGCCTCAAAAATATATCTGTCCCATTTTAAAATGActactgtgggaaaaaaaccgtcattaaaacaaaaaagcttgCAGTGCAGAACACAGTGCACACGTTTAACAATGGTGGTTTCCCCactatatattatattgttGAAACTCCATGGAGGAAGCAGATGTCGTCTGCTCAGTGTGGACCCGGTGGACGTGGCACACAGTAACCTGGCAACAATAGCTGACTCAATGGGGCCATCTATTGGCCAGTGCACCcattggacacttcattagggacaTCTAGGCATtctgagatccaatacaagaaagAGGCTTATCAAAAATTCAGTATTCATTTAACACTATGCTTATTATTATGGTTGTGGAACTGCACTGCATATACTCACTGCTGTTTCTAATATACCAGTGGCATTGTTTAACTAGATGAGAGGCTACAAATCAAATCAAGAGGCCTgggaaaaggtttttttttttttttttttataaaatggaACAATCcaggcttttttgggggggtgaatTCTGATATTATGTGGGTGAACATTTTGTAACCAAAGAGCGCCATCGTGTGTCAAGACAGCATAGTGATTTTGAACACTGATTGTATAGTTATTGCAATACAACCACAAATGGACTAATTctttaatcatttttttctaGTTAGCAGTTTTATATTAAGGTGTGTCCTGATTATTACCTTTTAATTCAATCtcgttttaatatttttttgtatttctgtaaAGCACTATGGATTTACCTTGTGAATGAATGGTgctgtacaaataaacttgctttCACTTTAGCAGGAGCTACTTAACATAATATGAATATAACTAACCAGTTTTTAGGGCTGGGTAAAGGAAGAAGCCATTATATTTTCGCACAATTCTGGATGAAGGTAAATACATGAATTTCAGAGATGTTTAGAAATGTTCCACAATCAGGTGACTAATGAATTCATTGAAAGGGGGCGGCGGGGGTGGGAATATTATCTGTGAATACTACTTAAGGGCTTTTAAAAACTTAATTGCCTGTATTGTGCCACCTGCCTTTATTGTGTATTATAATTGTGTGTGGAAGCTGACttggggtgagaggcggggtagaccggGGCCCCAATATCATCCCCTGggttggttgccagccaatcacagggcacatatacagacaaaatcatgaaaaatcacacctatggacatttTAGTCTTaatttaacctaacatgcaagtttttggaatgcggaaGTCATGTTTGTGTTCCTTGGTGAAAGTCTCCCGTCAGTCTATGGCATAGTTCAATCAGcaagttgatttatttcataaataaaagtaggctcTGTTACATTGTGATTCCAAGCAACATCTCCAcatgattttgtcactttgactACAAATCCTCAGGCTCCACTCAAGTGCGGTCACATATTagcaatattatttttgtaccAAAGTACAGAACTGGTACCCTTCACTGACAATACACAACTGCTGCCTCTCGAAAATTTTAAgtatacacgcacacattgtGGTATGTGCTATAGCCTCTGTCGTATTTACTgcataataaataaacatttaaggtTTATGTTTCAAATAGGGGAACATTGGAAAATATAATACATCAAGGGCATTTGCACTcaatggccacaacattaggtacagctgcaaATAGATTTGAGTACAAGAGCTGCCTTTGCAAGAGAAAAGtgtgatgattaaaaaaaaaaggacaaaatttgtatattattgtggttgtcgtTTGCAATGGTTTCAAATTGCACTGCATCATTGTGGGAGctactgtatttgtaatattttctcaGTAGAACATAGTGAGGACATGTTTTTGTACAGGTGCACCTAATGTGTTCTGTGAGGGGGTGCGAAAGAGCAACATTCCGTGACTAAACGGAACACATGATCTCACCTGAGATGACCCAGCTAACCTGTAAGACAATGAGCATGCATCCTCGCAAAGATCTGCTGCAATCAGTCACACTTGCTGACTTGttaaagacaaaacaacaacattttagaGACACAACATATGGACAGCGTGTATTAGAAGAAAGCTAATGCATCTCATGTGCTCCATAGTtttatactgtaaattgaaatgttttggcGTTAAGAGTAAGACTATCCGATCTCCTTGCCAAGTTAACAATGCACCTTTTATTCCAGTGTAAGATGAAAactgtataaaaaatatatatatataatttctgcCTTGAGGATCTGTTCTGGCATGTTTTGCATATGGTCACCACAGTTATGAGGGTCACTGGTTACAATGGAGTAGAAAGGGGTCCATTTCTACCGTGGCGATGTAACCAAAATTTGTAGTCGGATCATGCCCTATTCTGAAACTAACCCACACTATGGCAGAGGTCAAGTAACATTTGGATGGAAAAACGCTTCTAgtccttaaaaataaaacaaccaaatgaaaaacagtaagtacggcaGTAACTAAGTGCGCCTTCTTGTGCTGCGTGATTAAAATTTACTAGTATTCACACCTATCCACATATTTTTATGCTCTTTCTGCAACACtcctgcccacacacacacacacacacacacacacaccagggtCCTCACACTTCCAGTGATTGTTTTCCAAATCAACTCATTTGTAAActatgaatatttatttgtaatccTGTGAGTTGAGATGAACCCTGTATATGAGCATttctttggcaccatcttgtggcactttggtgccaaggaactaggatgaaatgagttgaggagcttcatgtagtgGATTGCCACCATCAAGTGGTAAcatggtgccaaggaactatgttgacatgagttgaggagcttcatgtatTGCATTAccaccatcttgtgacatccaTAGGCAAATATGGAGTGCGACAATTACTAgctgatttttgctattcgtgggAGGGCTTGGTCCCTAATCCTCACAAACAGTGACGGTTCTGTGTATTTTTATGCCGCTGCGAAAAATACTTCATTGTGACCAGTCCATAACCTCGAAACCTTGTGTGTCGGGACtgtcgtaaaccaaggacccctcTACAAATGACAGATCTTACAGGCTATTTGGATCACATTGTAgggtgttatatatatatatatatatataagttgtAATGTGAGGCTTGCCGTTTGTACATTTGTCCACTATGACATCCCACTTTGTGCTTCAAACCTCCTCGATTGGTAAGAACTGTTCCGTTCGAGGCGTGATCAGCCGTGCGCAGCCTTCAGGTTATCTGCACAAGCACAATACACTACTTCCTTTGTCACCATCTCTTCTCTGCCTTCTTGTTTTCAGCTGCACGGCTTTGGTTCGCTGCTCATCCCGCGCTCACGTTCGGGGGTCTCAGTGCTGCAGGAGGAAGTTGGTGGCCATGTTGATGTCGTTGTTGGACGCGCGAAGGGCCTCGAGGGCGTCCATCCGGGAGAAGCCCATTTCCACCAACCTGGCAACCTGCAGGAGGAGAGCCATTGATAGAGTGAGAGGCATGTAATATCATGTAAGCACGGACATTAGCGTTTAGCTATAGACATAAAGCACATCTTGCTTTATGAGCAAAGCTCTTTAAGCACCACCTTGTGACGATGTAGGGCTATACAAGACTTGTTTCTATTGCCATATCTCCTTTTGAATCTTGTGTTCGGTGATGTGTCTGTTGTATGTAACAGATACACAGATCCACGCCCTAACTGTCaacagcttggtgatgaagtgctgccaaGACGAGGGAAAATATCTATCGATGCTATTACTGTCTTGTGTGTGCTTCGCAGTTCACACTCTCATTTCAGCTTTGggggtaaataaaaaaaacaactgcctCTGATGTTTGGCCACATATCCGCTGGATGTACCCCCCTACATTGGCCCAGAGTAAAGGGGGTTGgggagcagtggctcatttgcatgacaaAGGTCTACCTCCTCAAATCACATAAATTTCAACAAGACTAGGAAAAGTGTGAGAAAAGTAAACTAGAATTCTTGATCCTTAGGGGTAATTTGacaaaaagcatgtcacagaaaaatgaccaaaaaaaacactttgcataatgtctcctttaaaagacattttctaCTAAAAGAATCCACAGTTAATAATTATCTGTCtccaaagaaaatatataatatttcttATTGTGGTTagagtttgcagtggtgtagaagcGCACtgaatcatactgagagctatGTCTAATAATGTGGAACCTTAGTCTAGTTTCAGGAGTGGGTCAACATTAGAAAAACCTGTTGTGAGGCATCCAGTACCAATCAAAATGAGCATTATTAGCGTCACAAAGGTAGAATTTTTTGATATGTCTCTTGAATTGGATCTCTTTAGAAGTGTTCAAATCAGAAAGCACAGGCAAACATGGCTGCACCTGTTCCTCGACGACTGGGTTGTCTAATGGTGGCGGAGGTGCCGAGGGCTGTGTCTGAGCCTGCGGCGAGGCCTGTCTTCTGCGTCTCAAGGAGGGGAACAACCTGATCCACTGGAGCAACCCAGTCCGCTGAGACAAAGAGGAAACAAATTTGGACATTTAGATTGTTTCCACTTAAGATGAATAAGTGATGGCagctctggcttcctcccacattccacaaacatgcaagttaggtttgttgaagacaaagtaaaaaaacaaaaaacttttcggtaaatttccatgggaagtccatccatccacccattttctgaaccgcttattctcactagggtcgcgggcgtgctgcagtctatcccagctatctttgggcgaggggttgggtacaccctgaactggtcgccagtcaatcgcagggcaccatGGGAAATCAAGATGTGGAATTTTGGAAACACAGTGAACCTCCATCATTCACTGGGGATAGAGAGGGAGTCCTGCTGCGAATTGTGAAAATCCACAAGCCCTCCCCTCCAAAAGGTCTATattgcctacagatgccacaagatggcagtaaagcattatttttttcccatatgaAACTCCTAAACTCACTTCAAGATAGTTTCTTGACCAGAAATGCAATCAGATGATGCCAGTTATACTTGTATTGCTttgacctgagcacaaaaacaccaAATAGTTGAGTTTTGCGCAAATAATGGAGAATGTGTGCCCAAAATAAAATTCTGCAACTAGGTGAATTTGCGAAAgccaaactgcaaatatgcaaGATTGACTTGGAATTGAGGCTGATCTAATACAAATGTATCATGTGAAAAgatacatttgaacattttgttttgtcataagcaTACTCCAAAATAGATAACTGTCCTTGCCCATATGTAAGGGTATTAGAGTGctgtaatcattttttttttcttcagttgagCTGTGGCGTGCCTGGAGCTCGCTCTTAATTCTGGCTCATAACACAAACTACGACTACGCAACGGTTCAGAACTCCAAAAATTCtagttggggcacttgtaaatcaaggtaccacgaTATTTGCATAAAATCTAGTTGTTTTAGTCAGGCTTATGCTAAAATGTTAACTATTTTTAAATTCCATATTAAGAGCCAACCATCAATCTTGTAAATTCCTGCTTTATTCCAATTAACTCCCATGAATTCTCATGGACTCCAACTTTGAAAGTTCCTGGAATTTTTCAACCCTAACCCGGCCtctccccaaagtcagctgggatcggctgcAGCTCATCCGCGACCCTAAGGATAAGTGATAGTAGGCCCTACTTGTGGTTGGTGTCTGGAGTTCGCGCGAGCCTCGTTGAACTGGGCCAGCAACAGTTGTTGATCCAGTTGATCCATCCGCTGTTGCCTCTGGATGTCAAGTGTGGCGCCCATCCCCAGAGGCGCCTCACTGGTTGGTTGAGAAGCTTCAagggtaaaataaacacacatgatcaTGTTTGTACATCGCTGCTGTGTGAACTGCAATGGCTCTGTTTTGGACTCACTGGAGAAGAGGGGCTCCAGGAGGTAACGTGCAACAGCACACAGCCAGGCAGGCACAAAGAGCAGCTTCTGGAGCCAGAGGACATTGGAGTGGTACAAACCACCTGAAATctgaaatacatacataaatgaatatattGTGTCATGATATGGTGTGTTGACATTTTTAGCCAAGTTTAGCTTACTATAGTGGACCCTCTGAGGTGAATGTTCTACTTTGGATGTAGAGATTTCGAAGTAATATTTCTCATAAGAAATAATGGGAAACCAATTCACTTTCAAATCGGGTCATCCTTTAGGAGACATATTTTATTAGGAAAAATTCACTAtttgtttgtaaacaaataCTTCAGAGTCAAAATGTAAAGATTTGGTATTCATGTTTGATGTTTGCACCagattttcctgacattttagCTTGAAATTCTGAGTTGTTGAACTACTGAACCACTCGAGCGTCCACAGACTTTACTCTGGTCCTCTACTAGGCCTTTGGACAATCATGTGACTCACCAGTCCGCTGAGCGCCAGGAGCCACATGAAGGGGCTGGACGTGAACAGCTATAAAGACGAGTGGAAGGTTCACAATTAGACGTGCGAAAAAAGGGAGAAAATTCAGAGAGCTGAATAGAACCATACCTGCAGCCCGACTATGTAGACCAAAGTCTTGTTGCTGATGTTGATGCTGCCCAGGACCTGGGTAACTGGCACCTTGGGGATGGACAAGTAGAAAGGCACAAAAAGGGCAAAGACTGGGGCCAGCCTGTGGAAGTCAGGAGTCAACGATCAAGTTTGTTATGATAAGATTTCATTTGCAAGAATGTCGACGCTACTCACAACCCTGCGGGCAACTCCTCCACCTCGCAGTTGAAGAACAAGGAGAGCGCCTGAGCAGACAGGAAGTCCAGCAGTGCAGAGAGACACCAAGTGCCCAACAGGAAGGACTTCACAGGAAGACAGACAGAAGGCAGTAGGTACCTTtactaccttgacttacaagtttaattttacCAATTTAATCACAtaccaaatcattttttttttcaattgaaatgaattgaaatgccaccAGTCCAATCTAGCCcgcaataaatggctgaaaatggAAGTTAGAGGCCCTCATAAATAACGTTTTGTGCTTTGTAGTAGCCATTTCAGGCAAATTCCAACGAGGAATTTGCCCTAACGAGCCCCAAGTGGAAGCAAGTCCCCTTCACCATCTCATATCATCAAAGTTTGATCGTCATTGATACGTACAGCAAACTTCCTGGAGCCAAATCTCCTCTCAAAGATTCGGAAGTTGTATATTAGAAGGCCGCTGCAAAAGGAGTCCTTAACGTCCAGACACACCAGCCGGCCGCACAGCAACCGCCACACCTACAACGATACATCCCAATTGTTAGACACTGTTTCCCATTAATAATTGAATATTAGAAAATGACTTTTCGTACACAAGTACAGCAAATGCCAGCTACCTTaagacttttactcaagtaatataCTACAAGGTGACTTTTACTTTTCTGTTAAGGTACTTGTACAGTTCTTTTACCCTAGTATTGCTTTCAGGTACTTTATAAAAGACAGTCCTGAGTGGACTTTATACCTGTTGCTGGTGGCTGACGGCATGCATGTTGTACTCAAACATGTGCTGGTATTGTGGCAGCAGGCTGAGCATCACCGTCAACCCGCTCAGTACTAGCAGGAGGCCTTTGGACAGAGGAGCCTTGTCTAGAAAGCACAAAACAGAACCTTATTGTTAAAGTGCTGGGTGTATGtattgtatacatgtatgtatttatatgtgGTACATGTGCATAGGCATTTTGGGCAGATATATTTAGAAATTATCCATATATTATAATATGTATTCATGTACGtacagtattatatatatatatgcatgtataccGAACAAGAATATAAACGCAGCACTTGTTTTTCaatcccatttttcatgagttgAACTCAAACACCTAAAAACGGCCTACTTCTcttaaatattgttcacaattctgtgttagtgagcatctCTCGTTTACCTAGATAATTCATCAACctcacaggtgtgccttaggctgcccacaataaaaggccactctaaaatgtgcacttttattgtattttacttcTGGACGGATGATTAATCTGACGTGATGATgaagattttcatttcttcctactcctttttGAACCAGGAGtacattgtgtttattttgtagGTTTTTCATTTCCTCTTTTGTTCATCATGTTGGAAATAAGAagttcaatcaatcaaaatgagaaaaaaaaaaagctactaaTGGGCCAAAATCAGGTCAATCGAGCCTGTAGGGTGACTTTGAAAGTGGGAAAATTACATAAGGAATAGTGGCAGGGGAGAATTTTGATTGTTATTATgctcatgtagaaaatggagtAAAATATTCTAAAACCTTTATATATTGATATAATATTAAAGCGCAGTACtattttttcagtttcaaattattttctatACAATCACTATGATCAGCTATGAATGATGCACACCTGTAAACGTTAAACTGAAGAACTATTTTCTTAAGAAATCTGAGgttttaatttttgaaaaacGGTAGTTCATTAGAACAAAGGGAAAACATTTTATCATGCAGTTTCGGCTCCGTTGGCAATAAATTTGATGATTGGATTTTTGACAAACCTGAGGAAAGGCTCATTTTAAGTCAAAGATGTAGCTTTGACTTTAAATCTACATGACTAATTTTGGATATTTCAACAGGTACATCTCAGGTACATCCCAACacgctaaaaacaacaaagtaaatGCAAGTAATTGCGTTTTATACCCTCtgcctcggggggggggggggggggggggggggggggggaatgacaaCTCGATGCTAATCGACTTAACTGAGCTAGCTGTGTAGCCATCTAAGTGTCCAAGACAGGAATACTCACACAGGCCCCGCGAACCAGTGGTGCTAAACATGACGTCGAAGGGCTACAGAACACGCGAGAAGACACACGGCGACGTGTCAATAAAAACTACGAACGAAACAATGAGGTGAAGTTGAAGAAGCGCTCCATGCTGGGATGAGGAGTGGAGTAGTTGTGGTGGCTTCCTGGCTAGTAGGGACAAAAAGGGGAGCGCCACCTCTACTACGGAAGCCCCACAAGACCAGaagagctttttttctttttttctacggAAGTTAAACTTTCCTTCTGCAACTTGGTCACTAGAGGGAAGTGTTTCATTGCGTTTAAACctgaaaagactgaaaaaaataataataccgtCTTAAAGAACGTTTTTATTCAAGTGTTGCAGTCAGACGCACACAGGACACCGCGGAGTGTTTATTAATTACTACTTAACAATATCAGTAATGAGTATAAtcattcatcttcatcatcatcgtcaccatcatcatcagtgtaatacattaaaaacaaatattattgtACCATCATTTTCtatatattatcattattaataacCAGTATGatatattgaaaaatacaaaaataatgtattattattagtagtagtagtagcagtagtatttATAAACAGTGTAATAgattcaaaaatataatttttcatCGACTTTCGATCCACAAAGTAGAAagcataaatatatacatacaaatatatcattttgtttacatgttACATTTAAGTTCCTCTGGTAAATGGGACTGTGGTCCAACCTTTGATTGAGTTATTTACTAAGAGATGTACTTTTATCCATATAATGCATGTTAAATTTAGAATCAATCTATATGTGGGAGTAAAATTGGGATTTGGTGGCATgctgcccgactggttagcgcattgGTCTCACATTCCCGAGGTCGtggattcaaatccgggctccggcTTCTCTGTGTgacctttgcatgttctcccggtgcctgcgtaggttttctctgtgtactccggtttgctcccacattccaaaaacatgcatggcaggttaattgaagattccaaattgtctgtaggtgcgcatgtgagtgtgaatggttgtttgttgatatagTCGTTGCTtggcgattggctgtcaaccagttcagggtgtaccccgtttcttgctcaaagtcagcacACCCAAGAGtcatgaccctagtgagcggTGCGGTGAAAGGATGCATGGATGCATGGAAATTGGGATTTACCATCTaagcatacagtattttttgccCACGTGATTTTCCCGATAAAGGGAAGCCTGGTGAGTCATCTCACCACCCACTCTGAATAACGCAGTCTTAACTGTGTTCCCTGTTATTATTGTTGCACCTGTACATAGCACTTCCGGCCATCTGTTCCATGTAGCCTCAATGCGCACAATGTCATAACTTGTCACGGTGCAGATTCCTTGCAAGTAGGCCCTGCTGCTTTGCGTCACTCCAGATCAAACGTAGGGGACGAGGCCTTCATGTGTGGCTCTGGTGGCTCCGATTGATCCTTGAGCGCCGTCTTATGTCCAAGTACAACAGCTGTCTAATAGTATTGCGTGTACGGGGACGCAGCGGCCCGTTAGTTCCCATTGGTTAGTTCCTGCCCATTAGCTCTATTTGCTTGCCGGTGGTCAGACGTTGAGTGCGAGGAACAGCTTGCTAATTGTGTTTCAGACCTTCTCTGTCACCGGCGTAGGAGTCGGGTCTAAAAAGGTTGCTTTGCCCCTGTTCTCAATCAAAGATAATCAGATTAAACGGCACAAAGATGTGtacgtgcatgcgtgcgtgtttgcatgcgtgtgtgagtgtgccaATAAAGAGAGAGCAGATTTGGAGACAGCCTTGACTCCTGCTGTTTGCTTTGTTCATTAAGAGGAGATGAGCAGATGGTTTGCTGCTCtgttgtgcacacacacacacacacacacacacacacatgcatacacagtCAGGCCTGTCACCTTAGTTTCATCCTCCATTTATCTTTTCCATTACACATCTTTCAGCAGGACAATGTTACAGTgagcgtgcgtgtatgtgtgtaaatgAAAGACAAGGGAGTGTGAAACAGTAGAACTGTGCCCACACCCCGCCTAACTCTATGTggtcatcccaaaaaaaaaaaaaaaaaaaggcaatgacTCATTCGTTAATCCATTTGTGAGTCACACTGCGTATTTAAGGAGGACAAAAAGTACAGTAGCACAGTGTGTCACCTCTTCCAGGAaatgcaacatttaaaaaatccataTAATATCAGCTCCAGTGGTGAGAagcaacaaagtacaaatattgaCTCTAAGCAGATTTTCCACATATATGTACTTTCGACACCTATTTAATCAGTACTACTTTTAGCAGTCTTCTTTtaatctgtacttctacttacagtgagttgtttttttttgccacctcttaACAGATCTAGCGTTATGTAACCCAAAAATTACCCAACTTTAACATGGTATCGGCAGAGGAAGGAAAACCAAAGACCCAGTTTTAAGGcaactttgtactgtatgtaacatgACCACAAGGAGTGGGTAACGTGATCTCAATATTCAATCACAACATTTGAAGAAATTCTGCATTGAAACGATTTACCTTTTCTATATCCATCATTTGACAACAATGTGGCATTTTTAAGTTCTtaggttcgaatctcggctcgggccttcctgtgtggagtgagcatgttctccccatgcttacGTGTTTATTCTCTGGGCTCTCCGGCTTCCTCACACAACCCATGGTCTTCCCCGCTTCTTTCGTTCAAAACCACCTTGGATCTAACTCACttgcgacactagtgaggactacaagcgccatagaaaatggagaCCCTGGATGTATACGtccatattaattttttttttagttgcctATCATCAGATTAGAGCACAAAAGTTACGCCCAcccattcatatttttcatagTGCTTGGTCATCATTTGTTGTGCGGATAGTTGATCTGATTGTATCTAATGTTGTATGTGAttgactttgactttgactaGCCAGGTCACCACtgaactggtcttttacctcgttaaataaagtttcaataaaagaaataaatgtttcattagagattcaaacccagatctcatgactgtgaggcagatgtgtcaaCCAATCCTACACCACACTTCCACAAAATTTTGGGCCCAAAATTCTGATCATGCTGATCATGTTGCACATACTTTGTTCCAAATGGCATTTATTCTACCAAGTATATTCCCAGAAATAATGGTCAGAATGCATTTATAatcatcacaaaaaacaaaaatgtacttcCAGACTTCCCCCCCACATGTTTCTAATGGTAAAATGTCAACCGTAATAAAAATGCTTTGTGTGATGTGGAGAAAAAAGATGGAGAGGCAAAgacacattttaatattaaaaagtatttgtaTTGTCTTGTCAAACTGCCCTACTGCATAACATACACCATACATGTACTGACTATACAACATGCCTTTTTCTGGATTATAACAACATAAAGCAATAACTATATATGTACACAGCTGGGTTACAAG containing:
- the ubac2 gene encoding ubiquitin-associated domain-containing protein 2 isoform X1, producing the protein MFSTTGSRGLYKAPLSKGLLLVLSGLTVMLSLLPQYQHMFEYNMHAVSHQQQVWRLLCGRLVCLDVKDSFCSGLLIYNFRIFERRFGSRKFASFLLGTWCLSALLDFLSAQALSLFFNCEVEELPAGLLAPVFALFVPFYLSIPKVPVTQVLGSINISNKTLVYIVGLQLFTSSPFMWLLALSGLISGGLYHSNVLWLQKLLFVPAWLCAVARYLLEPLFSTSQPTSEAPLGMGATLDIQRQQRMDQLDQQLLLAQFNEARANSRHQPQRTGLLQWIRLFPSLRRRRQASPQAQTQPSAPPPPLDNPVVEEQVARLVEMGFSRMDALEALRASNNDINMATNFLLQH
- the ubac2 gene encoding ubiquitin-associated domain-containing protein 2 isoform X2, which gives rise to MLSLLPQYQHMFEYNMHAVSHQQQVWRLLCGRLVCLDVKDSFCSGLLIYNFRIFERRFGSRKFASFLLGTWCLSALLDFLSAQALSLFFNCEVEELPAGLLAPVFALFVPFYLSIPKVPVTQVLGSINISNKTLVYIVGLQLFTSSPFMWLLALSGLISGGLYHSNVLWLQKLLFVPAWLCAVARYLLEPLFSTSQPTSEAPLGMGATLDIQRQQRMDQLDQQLLLAQFNEARANSRHQPQRTGLLQWIRLFPSLRRRRQASPQAQTQPSAPPPPLDNPVVEEQVARLVEMGFSRMDALEALRASNNDINMATNFLLQH